One genomic window of Thermoanaerobaculia bacterium includes the following:
- a CDS encoding DUF6485 family protein has translation MECKKEKSLSLCTCTYDPCSRKGICCDCIQYHLRSRQLPGCVFSREAERTYDRSFEHFARLVQSGKV, from the coding sequence ATGGAATGCAAAAAGGAAAAGAGCCTGAGCCTGTGCACATGCACGTACGATCCCTGCTCCCGCAAGGGGATATGCTGTGATTGCATCCAGTATCACCTCCGGAGCCGCCAGCTGCCGGGGTGCGTCTTTTCCCGTGAAGCGGAGAGGACCTACGACCGTTCCTTCGAACACTTTGCCCGTCTTGTCCAATCGGGAAAGGTGTAG
- a CDS encoding response regulator, whose protein sequence is MGYKPSVIIADDSEAFLMYLSLVLNRMGFDIIPVENGYEAIKLGRILSPDIIMMDIMMPEMDGITALRNLKSDSQLRHIPVIMITVVSDTEKVEECMRIGASGYVTKPIKLSRLHETVNQTIPYTHFQKRKFIRATINQKILVESSLFGSKEYFAETLSEMGIYFRTNEAYKVGEPVKLTFTLKNQTEISLSGSIIYRKGLYGDVFKRSPGVAVKFKEPSVYERMLLKEYIAEKLIGDILDEQKESLFVKEDES, encoded by the coding sequence ATGGGATATAAACCTTCGGTCATCATTGCTGACGATAGTGAAGCTTTTTTAATGTACCTGTCACTTGTATTAAACCGCATGGGATTTGACATAATACCTGTAGAAAATGGATATGAAGCCATCAAACTCGGAAGGATCCTTTCACCTGACATAATCATGATGGACATCATGATGCCCGAAATGGATGGCATCACTGCGCTTCGAAATTTAAAAAGTGACTCACAGCTTCGACATATTCCCGTAATTATGATTACCGTTGTCTCCGATACAGAAAAAGTAGAGGAATGCATGAGAATCGGGGCTTCAGGTTATGTTACGAAACCCATAAAGCTATCCAGGCTTCATGAAACAGTCAATCAAACCATACCGTATACTCATTTTCAGAAACGCAAGTTTATCCGGGCGACTATAAATCAGAAAATTCTTGTCGAATCATCGCTTTTTGGAAGCAAAGAGTATTTTGCCGAAACATTATCGGAAATGGGTATTTACTTCAGAACAAATGAGGCATATAAAGTTGGGGAACCGGTTAAACTTACATTTACCTTGAAAAATCAAACAGAGATCTCATTATCCGGTTCCATCATTTATCGAAAGGGACTTTACGGCGATGTATTTAAACGTTCACCAGGAGTGGCAGTCAAGTTTAAGGAACCTTCTGTTTATGAAAGAATGCTCCTGAAAGAGTATATTGCTGAGAAGTTAATCGGAGATATCCTAGATGAGCAAAAGGAATCTCTTTTTGTAAAAGAAGATGAATCCTGA
- a CDS encoding M6 family metalloprotease domain-containing protein, whose protein sequence is MIRRLFPALSLILASLSLFALHPPRPGEIQALKDKGTFQERLAFAHKLGNHRLRTGEDLLRAEPLRGLPAKGTVRMVMLCVDFPDFKHKVSQASIEATLFGEGYAENYPVESLRMYYQRSSYGILDIQGDVLGWYTAQFPRDTYTDNAEMLIEEIMDHYNGLGQDFSPYDNDGDGQIDYFGVYWTGPIGEWASFWWGWNSFFGDPSYKIDGKSLGNFSWFWEPDRENADAYGMIHETGHALGLPDYYDYDDSIGPRGGLGGLDVMDGWACDHNAFSKWVLGWLTPEVSTEGAGISLQAGALVPQAVAMGDDLSPTDPFHEYFIIQNRSRIGNDTTFPGDGIMILHVDARRACGASTIYDNSYTEHKLLRLMEADGREEIESGGWAEFDDLYAAHTHASFTPVTQPNSDLYDGRASGVHVDGISSAGMIMTADIRRDGLPILASVRVTWPQDGETNVDSSSTITWDRVPTNYGYAVEIHSGVATLFRASLRKDSSSMIFPAYLANPGSSLQFWIKAKGDGLSAGTGPYTKVNLVTQCPDRMAWFAKTFFEPPCSVWFPGIAHHPTLGLTVMAGGLDTPVTQVYDGYSWSRIDTLNQPPARSFPAMAYDPVQDGIVLYGGWNYQNSESLGDTWVLDPFRKTWTRYDGEPSPPADWAGLMVTDPERNVVVLILPGETWVWNGSSWALEDAGTTPVMFYASAAWDPVGKRVLLFGGMDGYTGALSKTLYAYSEGQWTPLTTTLSPSARYLTFMATDPWSERVLLMGGDNGYEVLSDLWAWNGTQWTQLDPCAGEPPMAWPALGVFDVGRNMLFMAGDSTGISWELAPRHTVSADFTVNPDPSSVNEPVTFSPTVTGTVSRYYWIFGDGATSSEASPTHTYLERGTYMVRLLVMDGEGSHTTTRWITVSGPGHTRPFDKP, encoded by the coding sequence ATGATCCGACGACTTTTTCCAGCCCTGAGCCTCATCCTGGCATCCCTCTCCCTCTTTGCCCTGCACCCGCCCCGCCCCGGGGAGATCCAGGCACTGAAGGATAAGGGCACCTTCCAGGAGAGGCTGGCCTTTGCGCATAAGCTTGGAAACCACAGGCTTCGTACTGGAGAGGACCTTCTCCGGGCTGAACCGCTCCGCGGCCTTCCCGCCAAGGGAACGGTCCGCATGGTCATGCTGTGCGTTGACTTTCCCGATTTCAAGCACAAGGTATCCCAGGCTTCCATCGAAGCAACCCTGTTCGGGGAGGGATATGCGGAAAATTATCCGGTGGAGAGCCTTCGAATGTACTACCAGAGATCTTCCTACGGGATCCTGGATATTCAGGGCGATGTTCTGGGGTGGTACACGGCCCAGTTCCCGAGGGATACCTATACCGACAACGCCGAGATGCTGATTGAGGAGATCATGGATCATTACAACGGTCTGGGCCAGGACTTTTCCCCCTACGACAACGACGGGGACGGCCAGATCGATTACTTCGGCGTCTACTGGACCGGCCCCATCGGGGAGTGGGCCTCCTTCTGGTGGGGATGGAACAGCTTCTTCGGGGATCCTTCTTATAAGATCGACGGAAAAAGCCTGGGTAATTTTTCCTGGTTCTGGGAACCGGACCGGGAGAATGCCGACGCCTACGGCATGATTCACGAAACCGGTCATGCCCTGGGACTTCCCGATTATTACGACTATGACGATTCAATCGGTCCAAGGGGCGGTCTGGGAGGCCTGGATGTGATGGACGGGTGGGCCTGCGACCACAACGCGTTCAGCAAGTGGGTGTTAGGATGGCTGACACCTGAGGTATCAACGGAAGGTGCGGGGATCAGTCTTCAGGCAGGTGCCCTCGTTCCCCAGGCTGTCGCCATGGGAGACGACCTCTCCCCAACCGATCCCTTCCATGAATATTTCATCATCCAGAACCGGTCCCGGATCGGAAACGATACGACCTTCCCGGGGGATGGGATCATGATCCTCCATGTGGATGCGCGGCGCGCCTGCGGTGCAAGCACGATCTATGACAACTCCTATACCGAGCATAAGCTCCTGCGGCTGATGGAGGCTGACGGGCGGGAAGAGATTGAATCGGGCGGCTGGGCCGAGTTCGACGATCTTTACGCGGCCCATACCCATGCGTCGTTCACACCCGTTACACAGCCCAACTCCGACCTCTACGACGGAAGGGCCAGCGGCGTCCACGTGGATGGAATTTCCTCCGCCGGAATGATCATGACTGCAGACATACGCAGGGATGGATTACCGATTCTGGCGTCCGTCCGGGTGACCTGGCCCCAGGACGGGGAGACAAATGTCGACAGCTCCTCCACCATCACCTGGGACAGGGTCCCTACGAACTACGGTTATGCCGTTGAAATACATTCAGGGGTCGCAACCCTCTTCCGGGCTTCTCTCCGAAAAGATAGCTCCTCCATGATCTTTCCCGCCTACCTTGCCAACCCGGGAAGTTCACTGCAATTCTGGATCAAGGCAAAGGGGGATGGACTTTCCGCTGGAACGGGCCCCTACACCAAGGTCAACCTTGTAACCCAGTGTCCCGATCGAATGGCGTGGTTTGCCAAAACCTTTTTCGAGCCCCCCTGCAGTGTCTGGTTTCCCGGTATAGCCCACCATCCAACGCTGGGCCTGACAGTTATGGCGGGCGGGCTGGACACTCCCGTGACCCAGGTCTACGACGGATATTCATGGAGCCGGATCGATACCTTGAATCAACCGCCCGCCCGTTCCTTTCCGGCCATGGCCTACGACCCCGTTCAGGATGGCATCGTTCTCTACGGGGGATGGAATTACCAGAACTCTGAATCTCTTGGTGACACATGGGTTCTGGATCCCTTCCGAAAGACGTGGACCCGATATGATGGTGAACCCTCCCCCCCCGCTGACTGGGCCGGGCTCATGGTAACCGATCCGGAACGTAACGTCGTCGTGCTGATCCTTCCCGGTGAGACATGGGTGTGGAACGGGAGTTCATGGGCCCTTGAAGATGCCGGCACGACTCCCGTGATGTTCTACGCCTCCGCCGCGTGGGATCCTGTGGGAAAACGTGTTCTCCTTTTTGGAGGAATGGACGGATACACCGGGGCACTGTCGAAAACGCTCTACGCGTATTCCGAAGGCCAGTGGACACCTCTAACCACGACCCTGAGCCCTTCCGCCCGGTACCTGACCTTCATGGCCACCGATCCATGGTCGGAACGGGTTCTCCTCATGGGAGGAGATAATGGGTACGAAGTTCTCTCGGACCTGTGGGCCTGGAACGGCACGCAGTGGACTCAGCTCGATCCGTGTGCAGGGGAACCTCCAATGGCATGGCCTGCACTCGGAGTCTTCGACGTCGGCCGAAACATGTTATTCATGGCCGGGGATTCCACGGGGATATCCTGGGAACTGGCACCGCGCCACACCGTGTCCGCCGACTTTACCGTCAACCCAGATCCTTCCTCAGTCAATGAACCTGTAACGTTTTCCCCAACGGTCACAGGAACTGTATCCCGTTATTACTGGATCTTCGGGGACGGTGCCACATCGTCGGAGGCCTCTCCCACCCATACCTACCTGGAGCGGGGAACCTACATGGTGCGCCTGCTGGTCATGGACGGGGAGGGATCGCACACTACGACAAGGTGGATCACGGTCTCGGGTCCCGGTCACACCCGGCCCTTTGACAAACCCTGA
- a CDS encoding MBL fold metallo-hydrolase: protein MNAAVKNYPVTVRDGHVYAPCLGWYLDVPTPREEAFISHAHRDHFAPHLIGHCTLETAVLLEDLRDAPKKLQTYRMHQRFEKKGYAFTFLPAGHIPGSAQLLLEADESVVLFSGDVRLSGSRTCPAASTPRADLLIMEGTYGEGTYRHLTLEEAESRALSFLLSCKAEGAYPVFVVMSRVGKAQDLVLHLGSCGYVGALPAGLFRMTESMRKAGVALPSVIPWKAGSPLRGDFMVVTRSLLTYQRQSMSREGARFAFVSGWAADRGGSWDARIPMSDHADTGDLITFIERVSPQEVWTFADRGRFAARLRKLGIKARSLD, encoded by the coding sequence GTGAACGCCGCTGTGAAAAACTACCCTGTCACCGTCCGGGACGGCCATGTCTACGCTCCATGCCTTGGATGGTATCTCGATGTGCCGACACCAAGGGAAGAGGCTTTTATTTCCCACGCGCATCGGGACCATTTCGCGCCCCATTTGATCGGACATTGCACGCTGGAAACGGCCGTTCTCCTGGAAGATCTCCGTGACGCACCGAAAAAGCTGCAGACCTACAGGATGCATCAGCGCTTTGAAAAGAAAGGATACGCATTCACATTTCTGCCGGCTGGTCACATCCCGGGATCGGCCCAGCTCCTGCTTGAAGCGGATGAATCCGTCGTTCTCTTTTCAGGCGACGTCCGACTGTCGGGATCTCGTACCTGCCCGGCGGCTTCCACTCCTCGCGCCGATCTGCTGATCATGGAAGGAACCTACGGTGAGGGAACGTACCGCCATCTTACCCTGGAGGAGGCGGAATCCCGAGCCCTCTCCTTTCTCCTATCCTGCAAAGCCGAAGGTGCCTATCCTGTCTTTGTGGTCATGAGCCGGGTCGGGAAGGCTCAGGATCTGGTTCTCCACCTCGGTTCCTGTGGGTACGTGGGAGCACTCCCGGCCGGCCTCTTCCGAATGACAGAATCGATGAGAAAAGCTGGCGTCGCCCTGCCTTCCGTAATCCCGTGGAAGGCCGGCTCGCCTCTCCGTGGAGACTTCATGGTGGTCACACGCTCCCTCCTGACCTACCAGAGGCAGTCCATGTCCCGGGAAGGGGCACGGTTTGCCTTTGTTTCAGGCTGGGCCGCGGATCGTGGAGGATCCTGGGATGCCAGGATCCCGATGAGTGACCACGCAGATACCGGGGACCTGATTACCTTCATAGAACGGGTGTCTCCACAGGAAGTCTGGACCTTTGCGGACCGGGGCCGGTTCGCGGCCCGGCTCCGAAAGCTGGGAATAAAGGCCCGCTCCCTGGATTAA